One part of the Rhodococcus oxybenzonivorans genome encodes these proteins:
- a CDS encoding sucrase ferredoxin, whose translation MNDTITSTTCSALSAADEPLPGTAAHVTGWVCLEHPGAWGRDVVDGTALGSELAGELDARAKAAGVRFMFIRRPGRSTTDPARRTVLLAHSHPASAWCERLDIGSPADLLDLDLGVVAGPAPRWGEPVAEPVVLVCAHGKRDQCCAVLGRPIAARLSTEFGDTVWECSHTGGHRFAPSMILLPTGYTYGRLSAEQSAEAVRAAARDEVYAQGLRGRSCWDERGQVAELAVRELVTAGPNELAVDGASVVTHIDGRRWSVDVEERELAPRPPSCGAAPKPVRPVVATGVRPLG comes from the coding sequence GTGAACGACACGATCACCTCTACCACCTGCTCCGCGCTGTCCGCCGCCGACGAACCCCTGCCGGGAACGGCGGCGCACGTCACGGGCTGGGTGTGTCTCGAACACCCGGGTGCGTGGGGCCGGGACGTGGTGGACGGCACAGCGCTGGGCAGCGAACTCGCCGGGGAACTCGACGCCCGTGCGAAGGCGGCGGGAGTACGGTTCATGTTCATCCGCCGGCCGGGACGAAGCACGACCGATCCGGCGAGGCGCACAGTTCTCCTTGCACACTCGCATCCCGCGTCGGCCTGGTGTGAACGCCTGGACATCGGCAGTCCGGCCGACCTCCTCGACCTCGACCTCGGTGTGGTCGCCGGTCCGGCTCCGCGGTGGGGGGAGCCGGTCGCGGAGCCGGTGGTGCTGGTGTGCGCGCACGGTAAACGGGATCAGTGCTGTGCCGTCCTGGGACGTCCTATCGCCGCCCGGTTGTCCACAGAGTTCGGCGACACCGTGTGGGAATGCTCGCACACGGGAGGACACCGGTTCGCGCCGTCGATGATTCTGCTGCCCACCGGATATACGTACGGCCGGCTCTCTGCGGAACAGAGCGCCGAGGCGGTGCGCGCCGCCGCCCGGGACGAGGTGTACGCGCAGGGACTACGGGGACGAAGCTGCTGGGACGAGCGGGGCCAGGTGGCCGAACTCGCGGTCCGGGAACTGGTGACCGCGGGCCCGAACGAGCTGGCGGTGGACGGGGCGTCGGTGGTCACCCACATCGACGGACGCCGGTGGTCCGTCGATGTGGAGGAGCGGGAACTCGCGCCCAGGCCGCCAAGTTGCGGAGCCGCACCGAAACCGGTTCGTCCCGTCGTCGCCACCGGGGTACGCCCGCTGGGCTGA
- a CDS encoding YdeI/OmpD-associated family protein: MGAAELPVEYFAGQIEFRQWLAVHHATSPGIWLKMAKKGSAHSSITYDQALEVALCYGWIDSQVRRVDENFYVQRFTPRSARSPWSKRNREYAEKLEAAGALEAAGAAEVEKARADGRWDRAYAGQKTAEIPEDFLAALAQNPEAEAFFATLNSHNRYAVIYRLQDAKRPETRARRIEKFVQQLSERRKFHD, from the coding sequence ATGGGTGCAGCAGAGTTGCCGGTCGAGTACTTCGCCGGGCAGATCGAATTCCGCCAGTGGCTCGCAGTTCATCACGCCACCTCACCCGGTATCTGGCTGAAGATGGCGAAGAAGGGATCGGCCCACTCGTCGATCACCTACGACCAGGCACTCGAGGTGGCGTTGTGCTACGGCTGGATCGACAGCCAAGTCCGCCGGGTCGACGAAAATTTCTATGTCCAACGGTTCACCCCACGATCGGCGCGCAGTCCGTGGTCGAAACGCAACCGCGAATATGCCGAGAAACTGGAAGCCGCCGGGGCCCTCGAGGCTGCCGGAGCGGCGGAAGTGGAGAAGGCCAGAGCCGACGGGCGGTGGGATCGTGCCTATGCCGGACAGAAGACGGCTGAAATTCCGGAGGACTTCCTTGCCGCCCTTGCGCAGAATCCGGAGGCCGAGGCGTTCTTTGCGACGCTGAACAGCCACAACCGCTACGCCGTCATCTACCGGTTACAGGACGCGAAACGTCCGGAGACGCGTGCCCGGCGCATCGAGAAGTTCGTTCAGCAGTTGTCGGAACGGCGCAAGTTCCACGACTGA